In Acidobacteriota bacterium, one genomic interval encodes:
- a CDS encoding DUF1592 domain-containing protein, which produces MRSHYRVPVPLPLFIRKGLLVRKRWFAAGIAVAVTLSSAAAGTAFAQAGESAGAMSPQRALLNRYCVTCHNERVVAGNGSGMMAEQLRLVGLALDSADVDNVAEHPELWEKVVRKLRVGAMPPQPRSRPDKETYDGFRRWLEDELDRAADARPNPGRTQAFHRLNQAEYRNVIRDLLDLEIDVAALIPADAPDRNGFDNIATSLSLSPALFERYVSAAKKIGRLAIGEAPTGGAEIATYDVPLNLIQNDQQSEDLPFGSRGGAAIRHHFPVDGEYRIKVRLQTNYVGYIRGLDDAHEIEFRLDGRRIERFSFGGEAPGMPAPISFAGNIRGTDDWEDYVLHADDPLEVTTSVSAGPHTVGVAFPRETWEEEGVLQPRQTGFALAINEMPDGNPALSSLQITGPLSVDGPGDTPTRQRIFTCRPDAGATAAESAACASEILGTLARRAYRRPVDEGDVATLLEFYEWGRAEGGFEKGIQFALERLLADPDFLYRVERDPVDLPDGAAYPVSDVELASRLSFFLWSSIPDDELLAAAESGTLSEPAVLDAQVRRMMADPRSQAMVDNFAGQWLYLRNMGGVYPDPLIFPEFDENLREAFTRETELFIGNQLRSDASLLELLSADYTYVNQRLAEHYGIPNIYGNRFRRVKLDGARRGGLLGHGSVMTVTSYPNRTSPVLRGKWVLENLLGAPPPEPPPDIPALEERNEDGEPVSMREAMAQHRENPACSVCHAPMDPIGFALQNYDAIGGWRDVNEGGTPVDASGVLPGGERFEGRAGLDNLLLDRPDEIVGTVTEKLLMYALGRGLEYYDAPTVRQIVREAAGEDYRWSSIILGIVNSTPFQMRRSDS; this is translated from the coding sequence ATGCGGTCACACTACCGTGTCCCGGTACCTCTACCGCTCTTTATCCGAAAGGGGCTATTGGTGCGTAAACGCTGGTTCGCCGCGGGTATCGCTGTCGCCGTGACGTTGTCGAGCGCGGCGGCGGGGACGGCGTTCGCGCAGGCCGGGGAGTCCGCCGGAGCCATGTCCCCGCAGCGGGCGCTCCTCAATCGGTACTGCGTCACCTGCCACAACGAGCGCGTCGTCGCCGGCAACGGTTCGGGCATGATGGCCGAGCAGTTGCGCCTCGTCGGCCTGGCCCTCGACTCCGCCGACGTCGATAACGTCGCCGAGCACCCCGAGCTGTGGGAAAAGGTGGTGCGCAAGCTGCGCGTCGGCGCGATGCCCCCGCAGCCCCGGTCCCGCCCCGACAAGGAGACCTACGACGGCTTCCGCCGCTGGCTCGAGGACGAGCTCGACCGCGCCGCGGACGCGCGCCCGAACCCGGGCCGCACGCAGGCGTTCCACCGTCTGAACCAGGCGGAGTATCGCAACGTGATCCGTGACCTGCTCGACCTGGAGATCGACGTGGCCGCGCTGATCCCCGCCGACGCGCCGGACCGGAACGGCTTCGACAACATCGCCACCTCGCTCTCCCTGTCGCCCGCGCTGTTCGAGCGCTACGTCTCGGCCGCCAAGAAGATCGGCCGGCTCGCGATCGGCGAGGCGCCGACCGGCGGCGCCGAGATCGCGACCTACGACGTGCCCCTGAACCTGATCCAGAACGATCAGCAGAGCGAGGATCTGCCGTTCGGATCGCGCGGCGGCGCGGCCATCCGCCACCACTTCCCGGTGGACGGCGAGTACCGCATCAAGGTGCGGCTGCAGACGAACTACGTAGGCTACATTCGGGGCCTCGACGACGCGCACGAGATCGAGTTCCGGCTCGACGGACGGCGCATCGAGCGGTTTTCGTTCGGCGGCGAGGCGCCCGGGATGCCGGCGCCGATCAGCTTCGCCGGCAACATCCGCGGCACCGACGACTGGGAGGACTACGTCCTGCACGCGGACGACCCGCTGGAGGTGACCACGTCGGTCTCGGCGGGACCGCACACCGTCGGCGTCGCCTTCCCGCGCGAGACGTGGGAGGAGGAAGGCGTGCTGCAGCCGCGCCAGACCGGCTTCGCGCTGGCCATCAACGAGATGCCGGACGGGAACCCGGCCCTGAGCAGCTTGCAGATCACCGGGCCGCTGAGCGTCGACGGACCGGGCGACACGCCGACCCGGCAGCGCATCTTCACCTGCCGGCCGGATGCGGGGGCGACCGCGGCCGAGTCGGCGGCCTGCGCCAGTGAGATTCTGGGCACGCTGGCCCGCCGCGCGTATCGCCGCCCCGTGGACGAGGGCGACGTGGCGACGCTGCTCGAGTTCTACGAGTGGGGCCGGGCCGAGGGAGGCTTCGAGAAGGGGATTCAGTTCGCTCTCGAGCGGCTGCTGGCCGACCCCGACTTCCTCTACCGCGTCGAGCGCGACCCGGTCGACCTACCGGACGGGGCCGCCTATCCGGTCTCCGACGTCGAGCTCGCATCGCGCCTGTCGTTCTTCCTGTGGAGCAGCATTCCGGACGACGAACTGCTCGCGGCGGCCGAGAGCGGCACGCTGAGCGAGCCGGCCGTGCTCGACGCGCAGGTCCGGCGCATGATGGCCGACCCGCGCTCGCAGGCGATGGTGGACAACTTCGCCGGCCAGTGGCTCTACCTGCGCAACATGGGCGGCGTCTACCCCGATCCCCTCATCTTTCCGGAGTTCGACGAGAACCTGCGCGAGGCGTTCACCCGCGAGACGGAGCTGTTCATCGGCAACCAGTTGCGGTCCGACGCCAGCTTGCTCGAGCTGCTGTCGGCCGACTACACGTACGTCAACCAGCGGCTCGCCGAGCACTACGGCATCCCGAACATCTACGGGAACCGGTTTCGGCGGGTGAAGCTCGACGGCGCCCGGCGGGGCGGTCTCCTGGGCCACGGCAGCGTCATGACCGTGACCTCGTACCCGAACCGCACGTCGCCGGTGCTGCGCGGCAAGTGGGTGCTCGAGAACCTGCTCGGGGCGCCGCCGCCGGAGCCGCCGCCGGACATTCCGGCGCTTGAGGAGCGGAACGAGGACGGGGAGCCGGTGTCGATGCGCGAGGCGATGGCCCAGCATCGCGAGAACCCCGCCTGCTCGGTCTGCCACGCCCCGATGGACCCGATCGGGTTCGCGCTGCAGAACTACGACGCCATCGGCGGGTGGCGCGACGTCAACGAGGGGGGCACCCCCGTCGACGCCTCGGGCGTGCTGCCGGGCGGCGAGCGCTTCGAGGGCCGCGCCGGGCTCGACAACCTGCTCCTGGATCGACCGGACGAAATCGTCGGCACCGTCACCGAGAAACTGCTGATGTACGCGCTCGGGCGCGGCCTGGAGTACTACGACGCCCCGACCGTGCGCCAGATCGTGCGAGAGGCCGCTGGCGAGGACTACCGCTGGTCGTCTATCATTCTCGGCATCGTCAACAGCACCCCGTTCCAGATGCGGAGGTCAGACTCATGA